The Egibacteraceae bacterium genome includes a window with the following:
- a CDS encoding iron-containing redox enzyme family protein produces the protein MSLNIQELGLLRRERRQRPALPSARGPLTAFLLEALRRPAHPLPGAPAATDDPLDGDDSALALYCCYELHYRGFAGVDEEWEWEPTLLALRRRLEAAFDARVRDEVGPVVEPDDVTAGLEQVLFSHGGPSLSSYLAEEGTLEQLLEFSVHRSAWQLKEADAHSWAIPRLHGAAKAALVEIQADEYGQGVQKDMHAELYALCLEELGLDASYGAYVDVLPGVTLATVNLVSYFGLHRRWRGALVGHLAGFEMTSVEPMARYSLALKRHGFGQWARLFYDTHVVADAHHQTVAARDLAGGLVRAEPELARDVVYGAQALTAVEARFTRHLLAAFTAGRSSLRAPLLVG, from the coding sequence GTGTCCCTCAACATCCAGGAGCTCGGCCTGCTCCGCCGCGAGCGGCGCCAGCGCCCCGCGCTGCCGTCCGCGCGCGGCCCGCTCACGGCGTTCCTGCTCGAGGCGTTGCGGCGCCCGGCGCATCCGCTGCCCGGGGCGCCCGCCGCCACCGACGACCCGCTCGACGGGGACGACAGCGCGCTCGCGCTCTACTGCTGCTACGAGCTGCACTACCGCGGCTTCGCGGGCGTCGACGAGGAGTGGGAGTGGGAGCCGACGCTGCTCGCCCTGCGCCGCCGCCTCGAGGCGGCGTTCGACGCGCGCGTCCGCGACGAGGTCGGACCGGTGGTGGAGCCCGATGACGTCACCGCGGGCCTCGAGCAGGTCCTGTTCTCCCACGGAGGGCCGTCGCTGTCCTCCTACCTCGCCGAGGAGGGCACACTCGAGCAGCTCCTCGAGTTCTCCGTGCACCGCAGTGCCTGGCAGCTCAAGGAGGCCGACGCGCACAGCTGGGCGATCCCGCGGCTGCACGGGGCCGCGAAGGCCGCGCTCGTGGAGATCCAGGCCGACGAGTACGGCCAGGGCGTGCAGAAGGACATGCACGCCGAACTCTACGCGCTGTGCCTCGAGGAGCTCGGGCTCGACGCGAGCTACGGCGCCTACGTCGACGTGCTGCCCGGCGTCACGCTCGCCACGGTGAACCTCGTCTCCTACTTCGGGCTGCACCGCCGCTGGCGCGGCGCGCTCGTCGGGCACCTCGCCGGCTTCGAGATGACGTCGGTGGAGCCCATGGCACGCTACTCGCTGGCTCTGAAGCGCCACGGTTTCGGCCAGTGGGCGCGGCTCTTCTACGACACCCACGTCGTCGCGGACGCGCACCACCAGACCGTCGCGGCGCGCGACCTCGCCGGTGGGCTCGTGCGCGCCGAACCGGAGCTGGCGCGCGACGTGGTCTACGGCGCGCAGGCGCTCACCGCCGTCGAGGCGCGCTTCACCCGCCACCTGCTCGCGGCGTTCACCGCGGGCCGCTCGTCGTTGCGTGCCCCCCTGCTCGTCGGCTGA
- a CDS encoding GuaB3 family IMP dehydrogenase-related protein, translated as MAEIEIGIGKSGRRAYGFDDIAIVPSRRTRDPGDVDISWQIDAYEFALPVLGAAMDGVVSPRTAVELGRLGGLGVLNLEGLWTRYEDPDAVLAEIAELAPEVATARMQEIYKEPVRTELIGQRVAEMKAEGITTAASLTPQKVERFHAAALEAGLDILVIQGTVVSAEHVSNTSEPLNLKDFIARYDLPVIVGGCASYSSALHLMRTGAAGILVGVGPGNACTSRGVLGIGVPQATAIADAAGARSRHVEETGRYVHIIADGGMRTGGDIAKAIAVGADAVMLGSPLARATEAPGAGYHWGMATFHPELPRGARVRVDQIGSLREVLLGPAMENDGTLNLFGALRTSMATCGYASIKEFQRAEVMVAPSLQTEGKHYQRAQGIGMGRR; from the coding sequence GTGGCGGAGATCGAGATCGGCATCGGCAAGAGCGGGCGGCGGGCCTACGGTTTCGACGACATCGCCATCGTCCCGTCCCGGCGCACCCGCGACCCCGGGGACGTCGACATCTCCTGGCAGATCGACGCCTACGAGTTCGCGCTGCCGGTGCTCGGCGCGGCGATGGACGGCGTCGTCTCCCCCCGCACGGCGGTCGAGCTCGGGCGCCTCGGGGGCCTCGGCGTGCTCAACCTCGAGGGTCTCTGGACCCGCTACGAGGACCCCGACGCGGTGCTCGCCGAGATCGCCGAGCTCGCCCCGGAGGTCGCGACGGCCCGGATGCAGGAGATCTACAAGGAGCCGGTGCGCACCGAGCTCATCGGCCAGCGGGTGGCCGAGATGAAGGCCGAGGGCATCACCACCGCGGCGAGCCTCACCCCTCAGAAGGTCGAGCGCTTCCACGCCGCGGCGCTCGAGGCGGGCCTCGACATCCTCGTCATCCAGGGCACCGTGGTGTCCGCCGAGCACGTGTCGAACACCTCCGAGCCGCTGAACCTCAAGGACTTCATCGCGCGCTACGACCTGCCGGTGATCGTCGGGGGCTGCGCGTCGTACTCCTCGGCCCTGCACCTCATGCGCACCGGCGCGGCGGGCATCCTCGTCGGGGTGGGCCCGGGCAACGCCTGCACGTCGCGGGGCGTGCTCGGCATCGGCGTGCCGCAGGCGACCGCGATCGCGGACGCCGCGGGCGCACGGAGCCGCCACGTCGAGGAGACCGGCCGGTACGTGCACATCATCGCCGACGGCGGGATGCGCACCGGTGGCGACATCGCGAAGGCCATCGCGGTCGGTGCCGACGCGGTCATGCTCGGCTCGCCGCTCGCGCGGGCCACCGAGGCGCCCGGCGCCGGCTACCACTGGGGCATGGCGACCTTCCACCCCGAGCTCCCGCGCGGCGCGCGTGTCCGCGTCGACCAGATCGGCAGCCTGCGCGAGGTCCTGCTCGGGCCGGCCATGGAGAACGACGGGACCCTCAACCTGTTCGGCGCCCTGCGGACCTCCATGGCCACGTGCGGCTACGCGAGCATCAAGGAGTTCCAGCGGGCGGAGGTCATGGTGGCCCCCTCGCTGCAGACCGAGGGCAAGCACTACCAGCGTGCGCAGGGCATCGGCATGGGTCGCCGCTGA
- a CDS encoding DUF5319 family protein yields the protein MEDDYDDEFEADDGDDEHPPLPLDRREAARVRRDLDDLAAFRHTFEPEGFKGVSLFCHDCAEEHFYGWQMLEHNLRALLESGETPVHEPAFDPRPDEYVDWEYAQGYLDGLADAGSPVLPTHTSLPGGCPFCGVELPGDTAQIVHCPTCGAHLGPARIARALLDRGWSEEDVAELLRGARIPPLRGLPGSELADG from the coding sequence ATGGAAGACGACTACGACGACGAGTTCGAGGCGGACGACGGCGACGACGAGCACCCGCCGCTTCCGCTCGACCGCCGGGAGGCGGCGCGCGTGCGCCGCGACCTCGACGATCTGGCCGCCTTCCGTCACACCTTCGAGCCGGAGGGGTTCAAGGGCGTGAGCCTGTTCTGCCACGACTGCGCGGAGGAGCACTTCTACGGCTGGCAGATGCTCGAGCACAACCTCCGCGCACTTCTCGAGTCGGGCGAGACCCCGGTCCACGAGCCGGCGTTCGACCCCCGCCCCGACGAGTACGTCGACTGGGAGTACGCCCAGGGCTACCTCGACGGCCTTGCCGACGCCGGTTCCCCGGTGCTGCCGACCCACACGAGCCTGCCGGGGGGCTGCCCGTTCTGCGGGGTGGAGCTGCCGGGCGACACGGCGCAGATCGTCCACTGCCCCACCTGCGGGGCACACCTCGGCCCGGCAAGGATCGCCCGGGCGCTGCTCGACCGGGGGTGGTCGGAGGAGGACGTCGCCGAGCTCCTGCGGGGTGCGCGCATCCCGCCGCTGCGTGGCCTTCCGGGCTCCGAGCTCGCCGATGGCTGA
- a CDS encoding macro domain-containing protein, whose protein sequence is MAEVARRDVDGRLLLVVEGDLTRQDVDVVVNAANELLVHGGGLAAALAKAGGPAVAEASLAWVAEHGEVRPGEAAVTTAGNLPAGHLVHVVGPRYRDDQDNAGMLRQAVRAGLDAARDLDARSVALPAISAGIYGYPPAEAAAVIAAEVAAWLGGEPGPVEEIRLVGFDAEAAAHFAAGL, encoded by the coding sequence ATGGCTGAGGTCGCCCGGCGCGACGTCGACGGCCGGCTCCTCCTCGTCGTCGAGGGGGACCTGACGCGCCAGGACGTCGATGTCGTCGTGAACGCAGCGAACGAGCTGCTCGTGCACGGTGGGGGTCTGGCGGCGGCGCTCGCCAAGGCGGGGGGGCCGGCGGTCGCCGAGGCGTCGCTGGCGTGGGTGGCCGAGCACGGCGAGGTCCGCCCCGGCGAGGCCGCGGTGACGACCGCGGGCAACCTGCCGGCCGGCCACCTCGTGCACGTCGTGGGTCCCCGCTACCGCGACGACCAGGACAATGCGGGGATGCTGCGCCAGGCGGTGCGGGCGGGCCTCGACGCCGCCCGGGACCTCGACGCGCGGTCGGTCGCGCTGCCGGCGATCTCGGCGGGGATCTACGGCTACCCTCCGGCCGAGGCCGCGGCGGTCATCGCCGCGGAGGTGGCAGCCTGGCTCGGCGGGGAACCGGGCCCGGTCGAGGAGATCCGCCTCGTCGGGTTTGACGCCGAGGCAGCGGCCCACTTCGCGGCCGGGCTGTAG
- a CDS encoding UDP-glucose/GDP-mannose dehydrogenase family protein, whose translation MKVGVIGVGHVGLVTAACMADLGHDVVGMDDDQAKVDALRGGRVPFVEPGLDELVDAGVRAGRLAFSDHPGDAVGAADVVFISVGTPRREDGSPNLSYVQAAAASVAAHATHPLVVAEKSTVPVRTGERIRQALALEAQASGSDRYHEVVSNPEFLKEGSAIVDTLRPDRIVVGADSEHAHAVMRCLYEPLLARHDCPYVATDVRTAELIKHASNAFLATKISFINAVARICELAGADVEQVADAMGHDARIGRAFLNAGLGYGGSCFPKDVEAFVHIAAELGYDFGLLRETDRINRQAKRWPLIQLRRMMWNLAGKEVAILGVAFKPGTDDIRDAPALEVVEALLAEGARVRLHDPVALDHVRGRYPDAVLCDKATDALDGAHAVVVCTEWDEYAAITPERLRSLLAYPVVVDARNVWDPAALVAAGLNVASVGRPPREHTAR comes from the coding sequence GTGAAGGTCGGAGTCATCGGCGTGGGGCACGTCGGCCTCGTGACGGCCGCGTGCATGGCCGACCTCGGTCACGACGTCGTCGGCATGGACGACGACCAGGCGAAGGTCGACGCGCTGCGCGGCGGCCGCGTGCCGTTCGTGGAGCCCGGCCTCGACGAGCTCGTCGACGCCGGCGTGCGCGCGGGGCGCCTCGCCTTCAGCGACCACCCCGGCGACGCGGTCGGCGCCGCCGACGTCGTCTTCATCTCCGTGGGCACGCCGAGGCGCGAGGACGGCTCCCCGAACCTGTCGTACGTCCAGGCCGCGGCGGCGAGCGTCGCGGCCCACGCGACGCACCCCCTGGTCGTGGCGGAGAAGTCGACCGTGCCGGTGCGCACCGGCGAGCGCATCCGCCAGGCGCTGGCGCTCGAGGCCCAGGCCAGCGGCAGCGACCGCTATCACGAGGTCGTGAGCAACCCCGAGTTCCTGAAGGAGGGCAGCGCAATCGTCGACACGCTGCGGCCCGACCGCATCGTCGTCGGTGCGGACTCCGAGCACGCGCACGCGGTCATGCGCTGCCTCTACGAGCCGCTGCTCGCCCGCCACGACTGCCCCTACGTCGCCACCGACGTGCGGACCGCGGAGCTCATCAAGCACGCCTCGAACGCCTTCCTCGCCACGAAGATCAGCTTCATCAACGCGGTGGCGCGCATCTGCGAGCTCGCCGGGGCGGACGTGGAGCAGGTCGCCGACGCGATGGGGCACGACGCGCGGATCGGCCGTGCCTTCCTCAACGCCGGGCTCGGCTACGGCGGGTCGTGCTTCCCCAAGGACGTCGAGGCCTTCGTCCACATCGCCGCCGAGCTCGGCTACGACTTCGGGCTGCTGCGCGAGACCGACCGCATCAACCGGCAGGCCAAGCGGTGGCCGCTCATCCAGCTACGGCGGATGATGTGGAACCTCGCCGGCAAGGAGGTCGCGATCCTCGGCGTGGCGTTCAAGCCGGGTACCGACGACATCCGCGACGCGCCGGCCCTCGAGGTCGTCGAGGCCCTGCTCGCCGAGGGGGCGCGGGTGCGCCTGCACGACCCCGTCGCCCTCGACCACGTCCGCGGGCGCTACCCCGACGCGGTCCTGTGCGACAAGGCCACCGACGCCCTCGACGGGGCGCACGCCGTCGTCGTCTGCACCGAGTGGGACGAGTACGCCGCCATCACCCCCGAGCGCCTTCGCTCGCTGCTCGCCTACCCCGTCGTGGTCGACGCCCGCAACGTGTGGGATCCCGCGGCGCTCGTCGCCGCCGGACTGAACGTCGCAAGCGTCGGCCGGCCGCCGCGGGAGCACACGGCGCGCTGA
- a CDS encoding SCP2 sterol-binding domain-containing protein has translation MPLFPSEAWIEAFCERFSAHPHAGEAARVLAGSYRFVIEPGGPLAERHDYGIDITPDGDSGASAVALAEPPQRPRVELRASYPSWRKLIVGELDVGLAVMMRRLRVSGDVSSLTRHLSSARPLTEALGAVDTQWLEP, from the coding sequence ATGCCCCTGTTCCCGAGCGAGGCCTGGATCGAGGCCTTCTGCGAGCGCTTCTCGGCCCACCCGCACGCCGGGGAGGCGGCCCGTGTGCTCGCCGGCTCCTACCGCTTCGTCATCGAGCCCGGGGGTCCCCTCGCCGAGCGCCACGACTACGGCATCGACATCACCCCTGACGGCGACAGCGGCGCTTCGGCGGTCGCGCTGGCCGAGCCCCCGCAGCGCCCCCGCGTCGAGCTGCGCGCGAGCTACCCGAGCTGGCGCAAGCTCATCGTCGGGGAGCTCGACGTCGGGCTCGCCGTCATGATGCGGCGCCTGCGCGTGAGCGGGGACGTGTCGAGCCTGACCCGCCACCTGTCCAGCGCCCGACCCCTGACCGAGGCGCTCGGCGCGGTGGACACCCAGTGGCTCGAACCGTAG
- a CDS encoding UDP-glucuronic acid decarboxylase family protein, which translates to MTEDLRTLDGANVVVLGAAGFLGSHLCDRLVALGARVTAVDNFITGHPDNLAHLAGRPGFRLVQYDITDFLHVPGRVDHILHFASPASPVDYLRWPIQTMKVGSLGTHKALGLARAKEARLLLASTSEVYGDPLVNPQPESYWGNVNPVGPRGVYDEAKRFAEALCLAYHRQHGVEVRIARIFNTFGPRMRINDGRAVPAFFTAALRDEPLPVFGDGSQTRSLCYVDDEVEGLLRLLVSDHTGPMNIGNPEEVTILELAEAVQDVVGCHPGISFQPAPVDDPKVRRPDTTLAERVLRWKAEVRLEEGLARTVGWFRSQLGVDTLAPRP; encoded by the coding sequence ATGACCGAGGACCTCCGGACGCTGGACGGCGCGAACGTCGTCGTCCTCGGGGCGGCCGGCTTCCTCGGCTCGCACCTCTGCGACCGCCTCGTGGCCCTCGGCGCCCGCGTGACCGCCGTCGACAACTTCATCACCGGCCACCCCGACAACCTCGCCCACCTCGCCGGCCGGCCCGGTTTTCGCCTCGTCCAGTACGACATCACCGACTTCCTCCACGTGCCGGGCCGCGTCGACCACATCCTCCATTTCGCGTCGCCCGCCTCGCCGGTGGACTACCTGCGGTGGCCGATCCAGACGATGAAGGTGGGGTCGCTCGGCACGCACAAGGCGCTCGGTCTCGCCCGCGCGAAGGAGGCCCGGCTGCTGCTCGCGTCGACCTCCGAGGTCTACGGCGACCCCCTCGTCAACCCCCAGCCGGAGAGCTACTGGGGCAACGTGAACCCGGTCGGCCCGCGCGGCGTGTACGACGAGGCGAAGCGCTTCGCCGAGGCCCTCTGCCTCGCCTACCACCGCCAGCACGGCGTCGAGGTCCGCATCGCGCGCATTTTCAACACCTTTGGGCCCCGGATGAGAATCAATGATGGGCGGGCGGTTCCGGCGTTCTTCACCGCGGCGCTGCGCGACGAGCCGCTGCCGGTGTTCGGCGACGGCTCCCAGACCCGGTCGCTGTGCTACGTCGACGACGAGGTGGAAGGCCTGCTGCGCCTGCTCGTCAGCGACCACACCGGGCCGATGAACATCGGCAACCCCGAGGAGGTGACGATCCTCGAGCTCGCCGAGGCCGTCCAGGACGTGGTCGGGTGCCATCCCGGCATCAGCTTCCAGCCCGCGCCGGTCGACGACCCGAAGGTGCGCCGGCCCGACACCACCCTCGCCGAGCGGGTCCTGCGCTGGAAGGCGGAGGTGCGCCTCGAGGAGGGGCTCGCCCGCACCGTTGGCTGGTTCCGCTCCCAGCTCGGCGTCGACACCCTTGCGCCGCGACCCTGA
- a CDS encoding amidase: MRRDPDGIATARRRRDAWEPRLGAVVRWLDPPVGDGPAGPLDGMVVGIKDLLAVAGAPRTCAAPGLTDPAPQPAHATAVARLVDAGATIVATLALHQLAFGIITPQTGNPRAPDRVAGGSSGGSAAALAAGIVQGSLGTDTGGSVRIPAACCGVVGLKTTRGLVPLTGVQPLAPSLDTVGPMARSVGETAELLAVIAGYHPADDHSVRPPPVGDPPPVARLRVGVPAQVRAARMDDEVRTAWEGCLADLAAAGATVTDVAIAPLDDAPTANGRILAAEAALVHAERLAGHPERLWPDVRERLARGRDMAATVLAGAYHDAARLRGALRRTFEAVDVLVTPTLPCRVPPVDTDPVLVAGRPEPVVRAMTRFTNPWNLSGVPAGSLPAGTDATGAPVGVQVVGPWFAEATVLSVMATLEELRGGPWPLAAP, translated from the coding sequence TTGCGCCGCGACCCTGACGGCATCGCCACCGCACGCCGCCGCCGGGACGCCTGGGAACCCCGCCTCGGCGCGGTCGTGCGCTGGCTCGACCCACCTGTCGGCGACGGGCCCGCCGGCCCGCTGGACGGGATGGTGGTGGGGATCAAGGACCTCCTCGCGGTGGCCGGCGCGCCGCGCACGTGCGCCGCGCCGGGCCTCACCGACCCGGCGCCCCAGCCCGCGCACGCCACCGCCGTCGCGCGTCTCGTGGACGCGGGCGCGACGATCGTCGCGACCCTCGCGCTGCACCAGCTCGCGTTCGGCATCATCACCCCCCAGACCGGCAACCCGCGCGCGCCCGACCGGGTCGCCGGCGGCTCGTCGGGGGGTTCGGCGGCCGCGCTCGCGGCCGGGATCGTGCAGGGCAGCCTCGGCACGGACACGGGCGGCAGCGTGCGCATCCCCGCCGCCTGCTGCGGGGTCGTCGGCCTGAAGACCACCCGCGGGCTCGTGCCCCTCACCGGGGTGCAGCCGCTCGCGCCCAGCCTCGACACCGTCGGACCGATGGCCCGCAGCGTCGGGGAGACCGCCGAGCTGCTCGCGGTGATTGCCGGCTACCACCCCGCCGACGACCACAGCGTCCGGCCCCCGCCGGTCGGCGACCCCCCGCCGGTCGCGCGGCTGCGCGTCGGCGTGCCCGCGCAGGTCCGCGCCGCCCGCATGGACGACGAGGTACGGACCGCCTGGGAGGGGTGCCTGGCGGACCTTGCCGCGGCCGGCGCAACGGTGACCGACGTCGCCATCGCGCCGCTCGACGACGCGCCCACCGCGAACGGGCGCATCCTCGCCGCCGAGGCGGCGCTCGTGCACGCCGAGCGCCTCGCCGGGCACCCCGAGCGGCTGTGGCCCGACGTGCGTGAGCGCCTGGCGCGCGGTCGTGACATGGCCGCCACCGTCCTCGCCGGCGCTTACCACGACGCTGCCCGCCTACGCGGGGCGCTGCGGCGGACGTTCGAGGCGGTCGACGTGCTCGTCACGCCGACGCTGCCCTGCCGGGTCCCGCCCGTCGACACCGACCCCGTGCTCGTGGCAGGGCGACCCGAACCCGTCGTCCGAGCGATGACCCGCTTCACGAACCCGTGGAACCTCTCCGGTGTCCCCGCGGGGTCTCTGCCGGCGGGCACCGACGCCACCGGCGCGCCGGTGGGCGTGCAGGTGGTCGGACCGTGGTTCGCCGAGGCCACCGTGCTGTCCGTCATGGCCACGCTCGAGGAGCTGCGGGGCGGTCCTTGGCCGCTCGCCGCGCCCTGA
- a CDS encoding S-layer homology domain-containing protein has translation MLVVRSSRLVMLAVALTMALVPVAPAAASNDPAAETALLSLLDGERGARGLPALRVCDDLRAVAQRWTERLTGEHRLSHNAALRHEVRGWRSLGENVGYDASPEGVHARYMASDRHRGHLLSPVFSEIGVGAVWTDGRLWVTQVFREPDGSAPCAPVGPGDIATACPHARVPEPGFTDTRGNPHRHAIACVVWYGIANGASGGQYSPSLAVTRAQMATFLARVMAVSGAALPEPHDQGFADIAGSPHADAINRLAALGIVQGTSATSYGPQRTVTRAQTAALLVRTAEHITGRALPASRDWFRDDNGSTHEHAINRAAEASFLRGLAPGVFGPQRTMRRDQTASSVARLLDDLVARGHLHPPA, from the coding sequence ATGCTCGTCGTGCGATCGTCCCGTCTCGTCATGCTCGCCGTGGCGCTCACCATGGCGCTCGTCCCCGTCGCGCCCGCGGCGGCGTCCAACGACCCCGCAGCCGAGACCGCGCTCCTCTCACTCCTCGACGGCGAGCGTGGGGCGCGTGGCCTGCCGGCGCTGCGCGTCTGCGACGACCTGCGGGCCGTCGCCCAGCGCTGGACCGAGCGGCTGACGGGCGAGCACCGCCTGTCGCACAACGCCGCTCTGCGTCACGAGGTGCGGGGGTGGCGCTCCCTGGGCGAGAACGTCGGCTACGACGCCTCCCCCGAAGGGGTCCACGCGCGCTACATGGCCTCCGACCGCCACCGCGGGCACCTGCTGTCCCCCGTCTTCTCCGAGATCGGCGTCGGCGCCGTCTGGACGGACGGTCGCCTGTGGGTTACCCAGGTGTTCCGTGAACCCGACGGGTCAGCGCCGTGCGCGCCCGTCGGGCCCGGCGACATCGCCACCGCCTGCCCGCACGCCCGCGTGCCCGAACCCGGCTTCACGGACACACGCGGCAACCCCCACCGGCACGCCATCGCCTGCGTCGTGTGGTACGGGATCGCCAACGGAGCCAGCGGTGGGCAGTACTCGCCGTCGCTGGCGGTGACCCGGGCGCAGATGGCCACCTTCCTCGCCCGGGTCATGGCCGTGTCGGGGGCGGCGCTGCCCGAGCCCCACGACCAGGGCTTCGCCGACATCGCGGGCAGCCCCCACGCCGACGCCATCAACCGGCTCGCCGCCCTCGGCATCGTCCAGGGGACCTCGGCGACGTCCTACGGACCTCAGCGCACGGTCACCCGCGCGCAGACGGCCGCCCTGCTCGTACGCACCGCCGAGCACATCACCGGCCGTGCGCTGCCGGCCTCCCGGGACTGGTTCCGCGACGACAACGGGTCGACGCACGAGCACGCCATCAACCGGGCTGCGGAGGCGTCCTTCCTGCGCGGCCTGGCCCCTGGGGTGTTCGGCCCTCAGCGCACCATGCGGCGTGACCAGACGGCCTCCTCCGTCGCCCGGCTGCTCGACGACCTCGTCGCACGCGGCCACCTGCATCCGCCCGCCTGA
- the groL gene encoding chaperonin GroEL (60 kDa chaperone family; promotes refolding of misfolded polypeptides especially under stressful conditions; forms two stacked rings of heptamers to form a barrel-shaped 14mer; ends can be capped by GroES; misfolded proteins enter the barrel where they are refolded when GroES binds) has translation MAKQLAFHEDARRKLEKGVNKLADAVKITLGPKGRNVVIDKKWGAPTITKDGVTVAREIELEDPYENMGAQLAKEVATKTNDVAGDGTTTATVLAQAMVKEGLRNVAAGANPMLLKRGIDVAVERVVEAISASARDLETQDEIAHVAAISANNDDEIGKVIAEAMDKVGKDGVITVEESQTFGLELDFVEGMQFDKGYISPYMVTDAERMEVVFDDPYILIANQKISSVQDLLPVLEKVMQAGRPLVIISEDVEGEALATLVVNKIRGTFQSAAVKAPGFGDRRKAMLQDIAILTGGQVISEEVGLKLEGVTLDLLGKARKVTVTKDSTTIVEGAGSDDDIKGRINQLKGEIENSDSDWDREKLQERLAKLSGGVAVVKVGAATETELKEKKHRIEDALSATRAAVEEGIVPGGGTALLQAASALEKLDLEGDPATGANIVRASLSAPLYWIAANAGLEGSVVVERVRGMKQGEGLNALTGEYGDMLKFGVPDPAKVTRSALENAASIAGLLLTTETLIADKPDPKGDGAGGGHDHDMGGMGGMGGMM, from the coding sequence ATGGCAAAGCAACTGGCGTTCCACGAGGACGCTCGCCGCAAGCTAGAAAAGGGCGTGAACAAGCTCGCCGACGCGGTGAAGATCACGCTCGGGCCGAAGGGCCGCAACGTCGTGATCGACAAGAAGTGGGGTGCGCCGACGATCACCAAGGACGGCGTCACCGTGGCTCGCGAGATCGAGCTCGAGGACCCCTACGAGAACATGGGCGCGCAGCTCGCCAAGGAGGTCGCCACCAAGACGAACGACGTCGCGGGTGACGGCACGACCACGGCGACCGTGCTCGCGCAGGCGATGGTCAAGGAAGGTCTGCGAAACGTCGCCGCCGGCGCGAACCCGATGCTGCTCAAGCGCGGCATCGACGTCGCCGTGGAGCGGGTCGTGGAGGCGATCAGCGCGAGCGCACGCGACCTGGAGACCCAGGACGAGATCGCCCACGTCGCCGCCATCTCGGCGAACAACGACGACGAGATCGGCAAGGTCATCGCCGAGGCGATGGACAAGGTCGGCAAGGACGGCGTCATCACCGTCGAGGAGTCCCAGACCTTCGGGCTGGAGCTCGACTTCGTCGAGGGGATGCAGTTCGACAAGGGCTACATCTCGCCGTACATGGTGACCGACGCCGAGCGGATGGAGGTCGTGTTCGACGACCCCTACATCCTCATCGCCAACCAGAAGATCTCGTCCGTGCAGGACCTGCTGCCGGTGCTCGAGAAGGTCATGCAGGCCGGCCGGCCGCTGGTCATCATCTCCGAGGACGTCGAGGGCGAGGCCCTGGCGACGCTCGTGGTGAACAAGATCCGCGGCACCTTCCAGTCCGCAGCCGTGAAGGCCCCCGGCTTCGGCGACCGCCGCAAGGCGATGCTGCAGGACATCGCGATCCTCACGGGCGGCCAGGTGATCTCCGAGGAGGTCGGCCTCAAGCTCGAGGGCGTCACGCTCGACCTGCTCGGCAAGGCCCGCAAGGTCACCGTCACCAAGGACAGCACCACGATCGTGGAGGGTGCGGGGTCCGACGACGACATCAAGGGCCGCATCAACCAGCTGAAGGGTGAGATCGAGAACTCCGACTCCGACTGGGACCGCGAGAAGCTCCAGGAGCGGCTCGCGAAGCTGTCGGGTGGTGTCGCCGTCGTCAAGGTCGGCGCGGCCACCGAGACGGAGCTCAAGGAGAAGAAGCACCGCATCGAGGACGCCCTGTCGGCGACCCGCGCGGCGGTCGAGGAGGGCATCGTCCCCGGTGGCGGCACGGCGCTGCTGCAGGCGGCCAGCGCCCTCGAGAAGCTCGACCTCGAAGGCGACCCGGCGACCGGCGCGAACATCGTGCGCGCCTCGCTGTCGGCGCCGCTGTACTGGATCGCGGCGAACGCGGGCCTCGAAGGCTCGGTCGTCGTCGAGCGGGTGCGTGGCATGAAGCAGGGCGAGGGGCTGAACGCCCTCACCGGCGAGTACGGCGACATGCTGAAGTTCGGCGTGCCGGACCCGGCGAAGGTCACGCGCTCGGCGCTGGAGAACGCCGCCTCGATCGCGGGGCTGCTGCTCACGACCGAGACGCTCATCGCCGACAAGCCCGACCCCAAGGGCGACGGCGCCGGTGGCGGCCACGACCACGACATGGGTGGCATGGGCGGCATGGGCGGGATGATGTAG
- the groES gene encoding co-chaperone GroES, which translates to MATATEVALKPLEDRVVVQPHEAEETTASGLVIPDTAKEKPQQGTVVAVGPGRISDQGERIALDVSEGDTVVYSKYGGTEITHNGEDYLILSARDILAVVDQ; encoded by the coding sequence ATGGCGACCGCCACAGAGGTTGCGCTGAAGCCGCTCGAGGACCGTGTCGTGGTGCAGCCCCACGAGGCGGAGGAAACCACCGCCAGCGGTCTCGTGATTCCCGACACGGCGAAGGAGAAGCCCCAGCAGGGCACCGTCGTCGCGGTCGGCCCCGGGCGCATCTCCGACCAGGGCGAGCGCATCGCCCTCGACGTGTCCGAGGGCGACACGGTCGTGTACTCGAAGTACGGCGGGACCGAGATCACCCACAACGGTGAGGACTACCTGATCCTGTCCGCCCGCGACATCCTCGCGGTCGTCGACCAGTAG